The DNA sequence GAGTGAAATCGTTATGAATACAGTGGCCCATTTCATGCAGAAGAGTGACGACATCGTCGTGGGTTTGGGAGGCATTCATAAAAATAAAAGAAGTTCCTGTAACCGGAAGAGGAGTGCAAAAACCGCCTGGAGATTTCCCTTTTCTCGCGGTCAGATCAAGCATCCCTTTTTCGTCCATAATACGAAGCAATTCGGCAAAGCGGCCATCAAGTTTATCAAAAATTTCACCTGCTTTGGAAACGAGTGCATCACGTGTCTCAAATGGCATAAGTGTTTTTTCAGAAGCAGGTGTCCCTTTTCGATCCCATGGTCTGTAATCTTCCACGTTAAGTTTTTCATGATGTTGTCTTTGAAGCTCGGTTTTCAGCGGTGTAACATATTTTTTAACCGAGTCTGCGAGTCTGGCACAGTCATTTGGAGTGTAATCAAAGCGTTCATATTTTTTAAACATGTAATCTCTGTAATTTGCGGTATTTGCGTTTGCTGCTTTTTTCTCACGAAGTCGAATTAATTTACTCATTATGTCCTGCAGGTCATTCTCTTTTTCGTGAAACGCTTCAAACATAAGAGTCATTGCTTTTTTGCGGGTTTCCCTATTTTTATCTTCCATATAAGGAGAAAGTTCGCTTAAAGATTTTTCATCTCCATTCCATTTCACTGTCAGACTTCCTGTGATTTCAAAATAATCTGTTGTCAGTTTATCTTCTTCTACTTCAAGGTCTACATTTTCCTTACGAAATAATTCTTTGGCGTTCCTTTTGGAGTTCACCAGCTGAGCGTATTCCCGTGTTGGAAGCTGCTCAGCAAAAGGAGAGTCAAGAAATTTTTCATCGAGCTGTGCAGTGTAGGTTTTTATCAATGGTTCAATATGTATCTGGTCATATTCAACCTGCTTTTTTGCCTCGACTGAATCACTGTGACATTGAAAATCAATGTAATGACCGGACAAACCTTCTTCCAATTCCTCCTGAAGACGTGACAGTCGAATGAGCCAGTCTTCCAATTGCCTCACAGAGTTAATTTCTTCGTGCAGCAGCTTCTCGTATGCTGCTTTAATTTCATTAATATTTTGAAAATCAATTGTTTCCTGATAAAACGAATTCATATGTATTTCCCTCCTTAATTTTACTGTACAGGAAGAGCTGTTAAAAATAAATAGCATGAAGCATTTTATGTAAAAAATTGGATTCTATATTGCGTTTTATCTGTCATTTACTTTATTTCAAAGGATCCTAGTTGATCCACACAGGTTATTCGACTCAGCAGATAACAAAATTTAAGTATGCAAAGTAAAAAAAAAGTGGTTTGAGAAAATACAATCTCAAACCACTCTTTTAAAATTCTTTTATTATGGTGTATCAACAATAGTTACTTCAAGGCTTCGTCGTCCGAAATCAATTGCGTCACTTCGTTCAGGCATGAAGAGATCAATTTTATTTCCGTTGATTGCTCCACCAGTGTCGCCAGCTACAGCTGTTCCGTAACCTTCAACATGAACAGTGGATCCGAGTGGAATGACGTCCGGGTCTACTGCAATAACTTTTTGATTCGGATTGCTTCGAAGATCGATGCCGGTAGCAGTTACACCGGAACATCCGTTACAGAATGCCGTATAAGCAGTTGCTTCAACATTGATTGTTTCTCCATCTACATCGCTGGTAGACTGTGTGTCTTCTTCAGCGGCTTCCTGGGCAGCAGCCTCTTCTTCAGCGGCTTCCTGAGCAGCCTCTTCTTCAGCAGCTTCCTGGGCAGCCTCTTCTTCAGCGGCTTCCTGGGCAGCAGCCTCTTCTTCAGCAGCTTCCTGGGCAGCAGCCTCTTCTTCAGCGGCTTCCTGGGCAGCAGCCTCTTCTTCAGCGGCTTCCTGGGCAGCAGCCTCTTCTTCAGCGGCTTCCTGGGCAGCAGCCTCTTCTTCAGCGGCTTCATCGGAAGAGGACTCTTCTTCAGCAGCTTCATCGGATGAAGACTCTTCTTCAGAGGCCTCTTCGGATGAAGAAGAGTCGGAAGATTCTTGAACCGGCTCGGAATCATCAGAGCTTGCTGCGTCAGCAGAGTAGTAAAGCTGTGCGTACATTTCAGCACCAGCTACGCCGCTTTCGCCGTCAATGTTATGCTCTTCCTGAAAATCTGCGACGGCTTCCTCAGTGATTGGACCATATATGCCGTCTACTTTGTAATCATAAAGGCCAAGGAATGCAAGCTTTTCCTGGAGCTCTTCTACGAGAAAACCAGTGTCTCCCTTAGAAAGTTCAGAAACTGCACCTGCTGTTTGAACTCCGGCAAGACCATCTACAAGAAGATCGTTATCTTCCTGGAAAGATCGAACAGCTTCTGTTGTGCTTGAAGTATAAGTGGAACCTGTATCTTCATCCAGGTAATCCTGATCAGCAAGTAGTTCGTTCAATTCTGCTACATGAGAATGACTTTTACCTTCAAACAGTAAATCTTCACCAAACTCAGTTCCTTCGTCCGCGCTTGCAGCGTTTCCGCCTGCAAAAAGAATGGAACCTGCTACTGCTGCTGAAATACCTAGTGATTTAAATGAATATTTTTTCATGGTTATAAAAACCTCCTATTTACATTTGTTGCTCTTTACTCAACGAGGCCTATCGTATCAGCCTGCACGTAAAGGAGCAAGAGGTTTTCATGTTATTTAATATACTGATATTACATTGTCACAGTTTGAAACATTCCTGTTATATATTAGAGATTGTTACAGATTTCGTAAAGTGTTGGTAAATTCCGGTTTGAGGATGGACATTTCTGTCAAACTCCAAAATGTTCCTTCTACGAAACGGTAGTCCCTTAACACTCCTTCGACCTTGAAACCGAATTGTTCGTATATCCTTTTGGCACGTATGTTGTTATTGAAAACACCTAATGCAACTCTGTGTAAATGAAGCTCCTCAAAAGCAATACACAGTAACTTATGTAATATTATAGGAGTATATCCCTGCCCGCGGAATGATGGTTCTACAAATAATTTTCCAATCCTAGCAGAGCGGTGAGAGAAGTCTATTTTTCTGAGTGCAGCGTGTCCGCAGGGGATATGATTTTCATCCATTGCCATATAAATCCGGGCATCTTTTTCTGAGTTGTATTCCAGAAGTTGACGGTCAGTAAGAGGAAAGGTAAAGGTGGTCCCGGACCAGCGGATCATTTCTTCGGAACTTGTTTCGTTAATCCATGTTTTTAATACTGAAAAATGTTCCTGATTAAAGGGGGTTAAATATATCATGGAATCTCCTTATCTGCTACTGGTTTAATACATAAATCGTACCTTCAGGCTGGTTGCTGCAACTGGAAACATCGTTTCTGACAATGACAGGATTTGGAATTGAACCCGTTACTTCCAAACTTCCTTCTACGCACAATTTCCCAGCATCCCAGCGTATATTAGATGCCACGTTCCCGTTTATAACTGCATCTCCCTGTATATAGAACTGCGAGCCTCTTTGGAAATCAAGGTTTCCATTGAAGTAGGCATTTCCCGCAACCTGAAGCTGAGGACTTTGTCTTAAAATAGTGTCCCCGTTTACGGTAAGGTTATTGCCAATTTGAATAGAAGGAGCGTTCTCCGTGCTCAAGCCATTATTAAATTCAGCATCATTTTGTACGGTAAGGCGGGAATCGAGGAGCATTCTGGTATAGCCCTCGACAATTAAATTGTTCGTTTCCACAGCGGCATTATTCTCCAAAGTTAAATTTTCATTTACAATAAGCGGGCCCTGCGTTTCGATCCTTCCATTTGTGAACATATGCAGGTTATTTCCGATCCAAATATACTCAGATGCTGTTAAAAGCGGAGCATTATACATTATTAAATTATTCCGAAACATAACGCCTCCGTCAACTTCCAATGAAAATGGAGAATCTCCATGGAATGTGGATGGATTATTGAAATATAAATTTCCGTCTGAATGAATATTTCTCGTACAGACTTCCCATGAATTAACGTCGTTTTGCCCATATACAGCATTTCCTGAGGAAGTGCAGTTATTTGTCTGGCGGCTGTAGACAACTTCAGATATACTCCGGATTTCATCCTCTCCTGGATAAGACAGGTCTTCTTCCTGAGGCGGGGGAGGGTTATCATTCCCATTATTACCAGCAGCCATCACAAATTCTTCGGAGAAATCCCCAAGAGTCTGCAGAGTCGTTTCCATTTCATGTTCATAGGAACCATTTATAAGCATTGAAGTTATGTGGGAACTTTCTTCTGTAAAGGTGACTGAATTGCCGGGTGTCACCATCTCACTATTCACTGAAAGGCCGGAAAGAGTAATATCTGGATGTGTAATCAATCTGCCATCGGCGCTGTTTCCTTCGTACAACCGCCGGTCCTGGGAATAGAAAAATGCGGATTCATTCTCGTGTAAAGATCGAAGTTCTGCTGAAAGAACGATACCCTCCTGCACGAGCCGCACTCGTTCCTCTGATCGTTCCTGAAAAGTGAAGCTGTTGAATATAAACATATAGGCTGCCGCGCCGACAAAAGAGAGAAGCACCATAGCTGCCAGAAGTTCAAGTAAAGTGACACCGCGCTGATTAGAAAGAATTGTCATAAGGCGTTCCTTTCCATATGTAAAATAGTATAATTAAATGGACGAATGAATGTGGAGGAATGCTGATAATGAAAAACAAAATTTTTAACGAAGAGGGAGTTACCCTGCTGGAACTATTGGCTTCTTTAGTCATTTTAACATTAATAGGATTTACATTCGTTTCTTTTTTTACACAATCGATGCTGTTTACAGAGCGCACAGAAGATAACCTCGATTATATAAATATAAATCAGCAGCTTCTGAATGAGGCAGTGGAGGAACTTCAAAACTATGAAGAGCCGGTAATGGAAAGCAGTTTCAGCGGAGAACAGAATGACTTTTTTCACTTCATAGAATCAGAAGACGGCATTGGTTATTTCGTTGAAACGAACAGCGGCAACTATGTATACCCGGACATTTCTGTCCAGTCTATTGAGCAGCTGGCATTAGAGGAAGGACGTGCAGGTATAAACGCTTATCACGTTACGGTAGTGCTACTTGATGAAAGCATGGAAATAATTAGTGAAAGATACCGGCTGATTTACGAGCAGGAACTTCAGGAGGGAGAGGGCAGTCAATGAAATACATAAAAAGTGACAAAGGGTATGCACTGCTTCTCGTTCTTTTAACAATAGTAATCACTGGAATGCTGGCAGTCCCGATTATTAATAACGCATTAAACAGTGCCTCTCAAGCGAGCGTTTTAGAAGAAGAGATCAAAGTGGATGAATTGATAGATTATGGAAAGAAATATTTCCGTCAGCGTGTAATGATCGCTCTGGAAGAGAAGTTGTCAGAAAGAGAGGGAGAAAGTCAGGCGCCACCTTTAACAGGCAGTTCTTTGGAGGAAGCGATACCTGAAAGGATTCTGCTGGATCATTTTTCAGGTTTTGAAGAAAGTCGAGACCAAGTAAGTATAGAAAACATTCAAATTTCAGAAGAAGAACAGATAGTTCTTACTTATTTCGTTTCTGCACGCAGCGGCAGTACCGAAGATAATAAGTCAGAGTCTTTAAGGCTGCGTCGTGTGGAAAATGGTGACGGTGGAGAACCGCAGGGCGTTTACGAAGTATATCTAAGAAACACTAATCCACAGGCTTTTGCCGCCAACGGAACTTACTATGAGGACAGAATTAATTATGATGCGACTTCCTCGAGAACTGTTGAAGGAAACCAGTACTATAATTCCCGTCTGACCCTTGAAAATAACACGGGTCGAATAAGGGTAAGTGGTGACTTTTACGCAGCAGACGAAGTCAGGATAAGGAGAAATGCATCACTTATTGTAGATGGCTACTTTTATCTTAAACAAGAAGGCGCTGTTCAGTCGCAGAATTCCACTGACAGTTTAATTATCGTTGAGAAAGACTTTTTAGCCGGGGAATTCGACCTGCAGAATCAGACAAGAATGTGTGTTAAAGGTTCCGTTTATCAAGTGGGGGAAGACAATGCAATAAACAAAAAGTATGCTCCTGCAGAAAACGCGCTTCTACAGGATACTTCTGATATGCTGCATAGAGTGAGCTCATGCGGGGAAAACAGTATTTCAGAATGGGAGCAGGGGAAAGTTAATTATGCTGGAGAAGATTTTACTGCGCGCGAAAGGTCGGGAACAACTTGGGAAATCAGCACCCTGCAAGATAATCAATAAGTGACCGAAGAATCCCGGCATATAAAAGTTGAGGGAAAGTTCCTCACTTGGTATGATAGACAGCGGAATAAACGTAAACGAAAAAGGATGTGTCAGCATGATTCAAAGAAAATCACAGAGAGAGATAGAATTGATGAAAGAAGCAGGAATTCTCGTAGCAAGTATTCATAAGAAAATAGCAGGAATGATTGAACCGGGAATATCTACTAAAGAAATCGATAACTTTGTTGAAAAAACACTTGAAAAATACGGTGCCAAAGCGGCTCAAAAAGGATATCAGGGCTATAAATTTGCTACTTGCGCTTCCGTAAATGACGAAATATGCCATGGTTTTCCCCGCAAAGAAAAGTTGGAAGAGGGGGATATCGTTACGATGGATTTCGTTGTCGATTTGAACGGAGGACTTGCTGATTCAGCTTGGACTTACGAAGTTGGAAGCGTTTCTGAAGAAGCTAAAAAGTTAAATCAAGTAACGAAAGAAGCTCTTTATAAAGGGATTGAACAGGCGAAGCACGGGAATCGAATTGGGGATATTGGCGCAGCTATCCAGAACTATGTTGAGCCTTTTGGATATGGGATTGTAAGAGATTTTGCGGGACATGGTATAGGTCCGACTATTCATGAAGAACCGAATATTCCTCACTATGGGAAAGCAGGGAAAGGTCCTCGTCTAAAAGAGGGGACAGTAATAACGATCGAGCCAATGATTAATACAGGCGGCTGGCAGTCAAAGATGGACAATAACGGCTGGACAGCAAGAACGAAAGATGGCTCCCTTTCTTCCCAGTATGAACATACTCTCGTTATTCAGAATGGAGAGCCTATCATAACGACGGAACAGAATCGTGAAGATCTGCTCGACTTATAGTTATACTCTTTTAAAGAAGGGCTTAATTTAAAGCCGTCTAAAAATAAACTAAAAAAATGCTGCTTTCGGAGGCGTCAGCCGGTTTCTGCTTCGTTTTCCCTTCAAAAAAAATACAAGTAATGCTGTTTTATTCCATAAAAACAGCACCAGGGCATAGATAGATACGGAAGGCGGGCAGATCTTCCCGGACGTAAGATTTGAATGGTTATTACTGGTACTATAAGAAATTGATAGTAAAAACAGTGGTTTTTTCTTCACGTAGTTGAAACCGCTGTTTTTTTCGTTATAATTTTTATTGAAAGCAGGGTATTTATTAATATTATTCGAATACATTGTAAAGGGGGTTATGCTGTGGCTTCTGGAAATGAGTATATGAAATATATAGGTGAAAAAATCAGCTCAATGAAATATGTGCTCGCAGAAGAAATCAGTTTAAAATTTCAAAGTTTTCACGAAATTAATTTTAATAAAATGCCGGAAACGGAAATTAAAGAACATATTGCTGAACTCGTTGAGCAATTTGCAGACGGTTTTATTACAGCTGATGTCGAAAAAGGAAAAGCGGAAGTTCATAAATGGGGGAGAGGTTTTGGCGAAAAGGCAGCCATACTGAACCTTTCGCCCGACAAAGCGATGCTGGTCGTTCCAATATTAAGAAAAGTGGTTTATAAACATATGCGAAAAGAATTTACTGAAGGTAAACAAACATTTTCCCAGTATTATGAAATTGCTGATACAATTAATCCGTTAATTGATCAGGCTATCTATTCCTTTACCCAGGCCTATGTGGAAAAGAACGAAAAAAATTACCAGGAAGCAAAAGATGAAATATCAGAGCTGTCTGTACCTGTCGTTCCGATTACTAGGGAAGTTGCCATTCTACCTGTCATTGGCAGCGTGGATTCAAAAAGGGCCGAACTTCTGTTAACTCAGGCATTATCAAAAGGAAATGAACTGAAGCTGTCCACACTAATTGTCGATCTGTCCGGTGTGCAGATGATTGATACGTATGTAGCTCAAAATCTATTCCAATTAAATGATGCGCTTCGGGTTATTGGAATCAGGGTTATTTTTTCAGGTCTCCGCCCTGAACTTGCCCAGACAGTAGTCAACCTGGGAATTTCTTTCGAAAATATGACAGTAGTCAACTCCCTGCCCCAGGCTTTGGCAGAAACTGGATTGGCAGTAGGCGAGGACAAAAGACGATAGGATAAAGGAAAGGAGAAGCTGCACAATGGAATTTAAAAAGTATGAATACGCCACTGGACTTCTCAACCATATTGGATCGTTTTTAGAGGAACAGGAAGTTCAGCACAATCTTCCGCTCGGAGTTCTAAAGCAGCTTTCAAAAGAAGAAGAAGCGGGGCAGTACTCACAGCCTTTTATCGCAACTGCGGAAAAAGACAATAAACCTTATGCTATTTTTATTCAGACTCCTCCACGCAAAATGATTGTATGCGGCAGGTCAGAAGCGATGGATGAAGCAGCCGCCTGGCTGCTTAAAGAGAAGCAGCAGCTTTCGGGTATCATTGGTTGTGAAAAGGTCGTTACCGCGTTTGCAGAAGCGTGGGAAAAATTGACGTCGAAAAAAGCAGTTCTCGTAAAAAAACAGTTTATATATGAACTGAATCATGTGAAGAACTGGGAACAGCCGCCGGGTAAATTAACATTTGCGAGCGAGGACGATGCGGCCCTGGTGATGGATTGGACAGAATCTTTTGCTATGGGATCGCTCAGAGAGGAAGACCTATTAATATTAGAAAAAAATGTATTAAACCAGATTAAGCATAACCAGGTTTTTCTTTGGAGGGACGACAATTATACTCCGGTTTCCATGGCAAAAAGAGCGAGGGAACTTACAAATGGAGTTGTAGTAAATTATGTTTATACTCCGGAAGAATACGAAAAGCACGGTTTTGCAACCGCATGTGTCGGTGCTCTGGCGGAAAGGCTTCTCGATGAGGGGTTTAAGTTCTGCACTGTAAACACTAATGTAGAAAACGAAGCTTCGAACACAATTTACCAGAAGCTTGGATTCACTGTTGCTGGTAAATCGTTAGAGTATGAGTTTATTTCACATGATAGTTAAAGATGGAACTTAGTCTGGTAAAACTTCCAAGAGGCCGCATATAGAAATAAGGACCCGGGCTCAAAGAGCTTCCGGTTCCTTATTGTGAGAAATTTTGAAAACAATTAGAGATAAAATGCAGAAGCCGGGGAAAAGAGATTCAGTGTCATCTGATTTACTGAGTATTTCCCGTATTAAAGGTCTGATTGCCTGCTGTTCGCTTCCAGGCTTTTTAATCTTTCTTCGAGCTCTTTCGTTCGTTCTTTTAATGCTTCGTGTTCATCTTTGGACACTAAATTTAAATCCTCAAAAAATGTGCGGAGTCGTTCTTTAGAGTGTCTGTTCCATTCTTCTTCGGTTTCTTCGCCTTTTTTTATTAAAGTCTGATAAAGATCATCTGCTTCTGAAGGAGTGACTTTTCCTTTGGAAATTAATTCATCAAGATATTTTTCAACTTTCTCTTTACTCGAAACAGCAGCTCCGAGCCCCAGTAAAATTCCGCTTTTGAATAGATTATTCACTATACATTCCTCCAGTTAATAAGTATTTTCTTTGAATTTCGACACCCATCTGGCATGTCGGTATAAAACGAAAACTGCAGTGATCATTGTTGCTCCGGCAAAGGATGCAGCGGTATATAAGAGCAGTAAATGCTCTATCCACACCCCTATAAAAAGAAAGGGCATAGCGCTGAATGTAAGAATTCCCAACCCTGTGTATCCCAATAAGTAGCGGTGGTGGTTAAACTGCCGGAGCTGCTTTCTTTCATCCGACCGCCGCTGATAATTTGGTGATTCGAGCCATTCTGTCATATTACGTGGGAGAGAGAGAAGAGGTTTCAAAGTATCTTTTAAGACCTGGGACTGAATACTTCCCTGCTGTTCATCGGCTTCGTCCAGCCATTCCTTAACGACAGGTTTTCCCAGTTCGATAAAGTCAATGTCCGGATCCACGATCGTAAGTACGCCGAGACCGATCGAAGCAGCGCGTCCGAGAAAAGCAAACTCGGAAGGAAGCTGGATAGGCTGTTCACGAACGATTTTCTGCATATCCTCAAATATTTCTTCCACAGTTTCCTGGTCAAGCTGAGAGAGATCAGAGGATAGATACATATTCACATAATTTCGAAGTACTTGTTCCAGAAGTGATTTATTGGCATGGGGCAGTAGAAAGCCAAGGTGCTGAAGCTCGGAAATGACCAGCTGGTAATCGTCAAGCACAAAGCCTTGTATCATGCGCCTTATACTTGCAGAGTCCTGGCCGGTTATATAGCCTACCATACCGAAGTCCAGAATAGCGAGTGTCCCATCTTTCTGAACTAAAATATTGCCCTGGTGCGGGTCAGCGTGAAAACGTCCCTGATCCAGCAGCTGATCGACGAAGAACTGGAATATTTTAGCGGCTGTTTCTTTGCGGTTGATGCCATTTTCGCGCATATAGGAAAGGTCAGTCACTTTTCTTCCTTCTATCCATTCCATAACCAGCACTCTTCTTGTACAGTACTCTTCATAAAATTGAGGGATGTAGTAAGCAGAACTGCCGGAAAAACGCCGCTGAAAATTTTGGGCGTTTCTCATTTCTTTGCCATAATCCAGCTCGTCACCAATTACCTGGACAACTTCCTTATATAAGGAAGCTGTATTAATTTCTTTACCTAATTTAGTGAAATTTTTTGTGATCCAGAGGACAATTTTTAAAGATTTAAAATCAGTCTTTATAATTCTGTCAACTTTTGCCCTCTGTATTTTAATCGCTACTTCCTGCCCATTATGAAGCTTTCCTTTGTAAACTTCTCCTATAGAAGCAGAAGCAACCGGCCGGTCACTGATCTCAGCTAAACGGTTATCGAGAGGCTGGCCCCATTCATTTTCGAGTATTTCTTTGGATACTTCTGAGGGGACAGGGGGGACCTGGTCGATAAGATCTGCAAGTTCTTTAATGAATACATCAGGCATAATATCAGCCCGTGTACTTAGAAACTGACCAACTTTAATCATCAAGCCCTCTAAATGAAGAGCTTTTTCACGGTATTCCTTAGCCTGGCTCTGGACGAGTTTTTCCCATTTATCCTGGGTATGGGAATCCCAGTCAGGGTGGCGTTTATTAAAAATATAAAGCTGAAGAACAAATTTAAGAAACATAATGACCGTAACGATAATTCGGTAAAAAGAATTATTTTTCACTCCACTCCTCCTGACTCGCATTGTAGTGCTTTCCCCATTATAATACCTTAAAGATTAAAAATATATGTAATAGACCTGCGATTAATATATTTATAGCATATTGCAGCTGACTTTTCAGAGGAGGTGCTTGACTGAGGGTCTCCTAATTCGAATAACATAATGTATTACTAAAGCAGGTTTCGTTTTCGGGATTATGCTGTTAAAAGGAAATATGTGCGCAGACGTAAAAAAGTAAGAACACGTGAATCGGCTGTTAACAGTCATTTGAAGCTATGTTCAAAAGCAGATTCAAACAGGAAAGCGCCATGACGAAAAATCGTCATGGCGCTTTTGACAATGCTTTTCAAGAGTCCTATTACACTCTACAATTCAAATGACTCTTTATTTCTCAGGAACGAAAGTTTTTTTCGCAATAGTTTTACCGTATAAAAGGGTTAGAACAAATGGAATAACAATAGCTATAACCATACCGATAATAAATGGAATCCATGATTCAGGCACAATGGAGAGAATCCCTGGAAGTCCACCTACGCCTATGGAAGTAGCAAGTACACCATTTATTGCTATAAATGTACCAGCAAGCGATGCTCCGATAATGGCACATATAAATGGGAATTTAAAGCGGATATTTACACCGAACATAGCTGGTTCCGTAACACCAAGATAGGCAGAAACAGCTGACGTTCCAGAAAGTCCTTTTACATTTTCACTGCGGCTCACAAAAATCATCGCCAGAGCTGCCGACCCCTGTGCAATATTGGAAAGAGCAAGAATTGGCCACAGGAACGTTCCGTTTCCGGAGCCTGTCAGCTGTAAATCCACTGCGAGAAAGGCATGGTGCATACCTGTTACAACGAGTGGAGCATACAGAAGTCCGTAAACTAAGCCGCCAAGAGCTGGAAGAACATCAAACATCCAGATAAATATGTCAGTAATTCCGTTTCCAAGAGCAAAAGTAATTGGTCCGATGATAACAAAGGTTAACAGTCCTGTAACGAGAAGAGCTACGGGAGCTACAATCAGGAGCTGAATAGAATCCGGAACTCTTTCACGAAGCCAGAGTTCAATTTTAGCCAGGAGAAAGGATGCAACGAGTACAGGAAGGACCTGCCCCTGATAACCGATAGCCTCCACATCATAGCCGAACAAATTCCAGACTGGAACTTCTCCTGCTTCCTGAGCGTCAGCATATCCCCAGGCGTTTAAAAGATCCGGGTGAACAAGAATTAAACCTAGGACAATACCGAGAAGATCACTGCCCCCAAAGCGTTTCACAGCTGACCAGCCAATTAAAGCAGGTAAAAAGGCGAATGCGGCGCTGGCTATAATGTTGATCATTTCAGCCAGACCAGCCCACTGCGGATAAGCTTCTACTATGGATTCTTCAAAGAAAATTCCTGGTCCCGTAAGGACATTGTTAAGACCGAGAAGCAGCCCGGCCGTTACGATAGCCGGTAAAATGGGAATGAACACATCTGCGAGAAGTTTGACTGCTCGCTGAAGGGGATTCATTTTTTGGGAAGAAGCTGATTTCACATCGGATTTCGATGATTCACCTATGTCGGTAAGCTCCACAATATCCCGGTAAACCTGATCGACTGTTCCCTGACCGATAATAACCTGAAACTGCCCATTCGTTGAGAAAGACCCTTTAACAAGGTCAATCGCTTCGAGCTTATCTGTGTCAACGAGAC is a window from the Alkalicoccus halolimnae genome containing:
- a CDS encoding phasin family protein, producing MNNLFKSGILLGLGAAVSSKEKVEKYLDELISKGKVTPSEADDLYQTLIKKGEETEEEWNRHSKERLRTFFEDLNLVSKDEHEALKERTKELEERLKSLEANSRQSDL
- a CDS encoding ABC1 kinase family protein; protein product: MKNNSFYRIIVTVIMFLKFVLQLYIFNKRHPDWDSHTQDKWEKLVQSQAKEYREKALHLEGLMIKVGQFLSTRADIMPDVFIKELADLIDQVPPVPSEVSKEILENEWGQPLDNRLAEISDRPVASASIGEVYKGKLHNGQEVAIKIQRAKVDRIIKTDFKSLKIVLWITKNFTKLGKEINTASLYKEVVQVIGDELDYGKEMRNAQNFQRRFSGSSAYYIPQFYEEYCTRRVLVMEWIEGRKVTDLSYMRENGINRKETAAKIFQFFVDQLLDQGRFHADPHQGNILVQKDGTLAILDFGMVGYITGQDSASIRRMIQGFVLDDYQLVISELQHLGFLLPHANKSLLEQVLRNYVNMYLSSDLSQLDQETVEEIFEDMQKIVREQPIQLPSEFAFLGRAASIGLGVLTIVDPDIDFIELGKPVVKEWLDEADEQQGSIQSQVLKDTLKPLLSLPRNMTEWLESPNYQRRSDERKQLRQFNHHRYLLGYTGLGILTFSAMPFLFIGVWIEHLLLLYTAASFAGATMITAVFVLYRHARWVSKFKENTY
- the treP gene encoding PTS system trehalose-specific EIIBC component encodes the protein MAKYEQQVREILEAIGGEENVDKATHCVTRLRFALKDESLVDTDKLEAIDLVKGSFSTNGQFQVIIGQGTVDQVYRDIVELTDIGESSKSDVKSASSQKMNPLQRAVKLLADVFIPILPAIVTAGLLLGLNNVLTGPGIFFEESIVEAYPQWAGLAEMINIIASAAFAFLPALIGWSAVKRFGGSDLLGIVLGLILVHPDLLNAWGYADAQEAGEVPVWNLFGYDVEAIGYQGQVLPVLVASFLLAKIELWLRERVPDSIQLLIVAPVALLVTGLLTFVIIGPITFALGNGITDIFIWMFDVLPALGGLVYGLLYAPLVVTGMHHAFLAVDLQLTGSGNGTFLWPILALSNIAQGSAALAMIFVSRSENVKGLSGTSAVSAYLGVTEPAMFGVNIRFKFPFICAIIGASLAGTFIAINGVLATSIGVGGLPGILSIVPESWIPFIIGMVIAIVIPFVLTLLYGKTIAKKTFVPEK